DNA sequence from the Sinomonas terrae genome:
GGGTCCTGTACAGGCAGCGGCTCCGGCGGGACCGGTGGCAGCTCCTCAGCTGGCTGCTCTCGATCGGCGTGCTCGCGTGGTTCGCCGTCGAGGCGATCACGAAGACGTTCGGCGACGAGGCTTCACGCGCCCAGGTCCTGAAGCTCGCGACCGCGACGCCGGCGATCCTCGTGCTGCGTGGCCTGGCTCGGGGGCCCGCGCTCGACGCCTTCACGTTCTTCGAGATCTACACGTTCCTTGCACTGCTGGCCGGCTTCATGAACACGTTCATGGCCGTGCGGCACACACGCGCCGAGGAGGAGTCGGGGCGCGCGGAGCTCGTCTCGGCCACGGCGGCGGGCCGGTGGGCGCCCCTCGCCGCGACCGTGCTGCACGGCGTCGTGGCGAACCTCGTCCTCGCCGCGGCGGTCGCGCTGGGGTTTATGGGCGGCGGCCTTGCCCCGGGCGGCTCGGTCGTGGCCGGGCTTGCGACCGGCGCCGTCGGCCTCGCGTTCCTCGGAGTCGGGCTTCTCGCGGCGGAGTTCTTCAGCACGTCGCGGGCCGCCAACGGGATCTCGGCGACGCTCGTGATGGTCGCGTACCTGCTGCGTGGTTTCGGTGACGCGACGGGACCCGTGAGCCCCGACGGCATGACGATCACCGCCGCGTGGCCGAGCTGGATCTCGCCGATCGGCTGGGGCCAACAGACCTTCGCGTACACGGGCGACCGCCTCTGGCCGCTCCTGCTGCCGGTGGGGCTCGCCGCGGCGTGCACCGCCGTCGTCGTCCTCATCATGTCGCGGCGCGATGTGGGGGCGAGCGTCCTGGTCGGGCGCCGAGGCCGTGGCGAGGCAAGGCCCTGGCTCCGGGGACCATTTGCCCTCGCGTGGCGCCTCCAGCAGGGGTCGGTGATCGGCTGGTGTGCCGGAGGATTCGCGACCGGCCTCATCACCGGTTCGCTCGGCTCGGCCATCCAGTTGACCCTCAACAGCAATTCCTCGGTCACCGCCGCGCTGCGCGAGATGATCCAGGCACAGGGCACGTCGATGACTCAGCTCCTCGTCGCGGCGCTCTTCGAGATCGCGGGCGTGCTCGCTGCTGCCTGCGGCGTCCAGGCGATCCTGCGCATGCGGCAGGAGGAGGCGGCGGGAACCGCCGAGTTCGTGCTCTCGGAGCCGATTGGCCGCGTTCGCTGGCTCGGAAGCTTCATGGGGCTCGGCGCGGTCTCGGTCGTGCTCGTGATGGCGTTCACCGCCCTCGGCGCGTGGCTCTCGCTCGTCGCCTCCGGGGACACTTCGACCGCCGTCGGCGACGTGTGGGCAACCGCCTTCGCGCAGCTGCCCGCAGCGCTCATCTACCTCGCGCTCCCCGCCGTCGTCTTCGTCGTGTGGCCACGCGCGACCATCCCGCTCGGCTGGGCTCTGCTGGGGCTCGGGGTGGTACTCGGGGTCTACGGCGGAATGATCGGCCTCGACCAGAAGATCGTGGACCTCTCGCCGTTCACTCACACCCCCGTCGTCACCGACACGGGCACCGACTGGAGCGGCGGCTTCTGGATGCTGGGGATCGCGGCCGTCATTGCACTGATCGCGCTCGTGAGCGTGCCGCGTAGAGAGGTGGGCACCGCATGAGTGAACCTGTTAGGATGCCCGATTCCGCCGAAACCTCCGCGGCCGTCCTCGCGGCCGCGGGGTTCCCCAAGATGCCGGCCCGGGCGCTCATGGCGCTCGTCGTGTCCCCGGACGGCGCGCTGACCGCGGCCGAGCTCGGTGAAATCCTCGCAGCCAGCCCCGCAGCCGTCTCCGGAGCGGTCCGATACCTTCAGACCGTCGGGTTCGTGCACCGTGTCTCCCAGCCTGGCAGCCGCCGCGACCGCTACGCCCTCCCCGAGAACGCCTGGTACATCGCGTCCCTCAGGCAGAACCCCGTGTACGAGCGGCTCGCCGACCTCGCGGAAACGACTGCCTCGGCCCTCCCCGAGGATTCGGCAGAACGGGCTCGGGTCGACGAGATGGGCCGGTTCTACCGATTCCTCATGGCCCGGTTGCCCGAGCTTCTCGACGAGTGGGAGACCGCGCGGCTCAAGGTCTAGGCGTTTGCCCGAATGCTGCGACGGCGCGTCGCGTTCCCGCCCGGTCGGCGCCCCGCTCCCGAGCTTTACGCCGCACCCCCGCTCTCGGGGCTTCCTGCCCGCTCCCGCCCGGTTGTGTTTTCCCAATCAGTCGGAATCGCGGCGTGTCTCGCGCGACACCTATTGGGGCGCCTCACAAACGGGCTGGATCGCGCCGTGCCTCGCAAGCAACAGGCCGCTGGACCGAGAACCCAGCTGAGTGGCGCCACTTCTGCGCGACACGGGCGACCCGCAGCTCGGCCGCTGACAGGGCGACGCGTCGCGTTCCCGCCCGGTTGAGTTTTCCCAATCAGTCGGAATCGCGGCGTGTCTCGCGTGACACCTGTTGGGGCGCCGCGGAAACGGGCTGGAGCGCGGCGGATCGGGCGAGACACGGCTTCGGCATCCCTAGAAGCGGGACAGCACCCTCGCTAGCGTGGCTCGTGAACGTCGTCGAGCGCACGGCACGGGAGGAGACTGCTCATGGCACGGATCGCGGTCATCGGGGGGCACGGGAAGGTGGCACTGAGGCTCGAACCGCTGCTCGCCGGACGAGGGGACTTCGTGAGTGCGGTCATCCGCAATCGGGACCAGACCACGGAGGTGACGACTGCTGGGGCGCATCCGGTCGTGGCCGATGTCGAGCAGCTCGACACCGAGCAGCTGGCCGAGCTGCTCCATGGCCATGACGCCGTCGTGTGGTCGGCAGGCGCAGGCGGTGGAAGCCCGGCTCACACCTATGCGGTCGACCGCGACGCGGCCATCCGGTCCATGGATGCCGCAGCGAACGCGGGCGTGCAGCGGTACGTCATGGTTTCGTACCTGGGGGCACGGAAGGAGCACGGGATCTCCCCCGACCACGCGTTCTTCCCCTACGCAGAGGCCAAGGCAGCGGCCGACGAGTACCTCCGGGGCACCTCTCTCGAATGGACGATCGTTGCGCCGAGCACCCTCACGCTCAATCCGGGCTCGGGAAGAATCCAGCTCGCAGATCACACCGGCCCAGGGAACGTCAGCAGGGACGATGTGGCCGCGGTCGTCGCCGCGGTCCTCGAGATGCCGAATACTGTGGGAAAGTTCATCGGCTTCAATCAGGGCGAAACGCTCATCACGGACGCCCTCGCATCGCTCTGAATCCGCAACGCCGCCCTCAAGGAGGAGGCCATGGCCAAGCTCATCTACTCCGCGATCACATCGGTCGACGGCTACATCGCCGACCGCGACGCTGAATTCGGCTGGGCGGTGCCTGACGAAGAACTGCACGCGTTCGTCAATGACCTCCTCCGGCCGGTGGGCACCTATTTGTATGGGCGCCGGATGTTCGAGGTGATGAAGGTGTGGGAAGACCCGAAGTTCGCCGCGGAGGGCTCGCCCGCCGTCGCCGATTTCTCCCAACTGTGGCGTGCCGCGGACAAGATCGTGTTCTCGGGGACGCTGTCAGAAGCGGACACCGCGCGCACCCGTATCGAGCCGCGCTTCGACCCAGCCTCGATCCGACAGCTGAAGGAAGCCGCTGCGACCGACCTCGTGATCGGTGGCGGCACTCTGGCCGCGCCCGCCTTTGCCGCAGGACTCATCGACGAGGTCCACCTGTTCCCTGCACCCGTTTCCGTCGGCGGCGGGACGGCGGCGATGCCCGGCTTCCGCGTGGACCTCGAACTCGTCGATGCACGCAGGTTTTCTAGCGGGTTCGCCCACCTGCACTACCGCGTCCGGGCATGAAGCTGCGTCGCGCCACGAAGGAGTTCAAGCGCCCGTGACAACCGACGTGACCAATCCCCTTCAAGTCATCGAGGAATTGCGGGCCGCGTTGCCTGGCCGAGTGGAGACCGACGCCAAACTCCTCCTGGCCTGCACTTCCGACCGATCCGGCCACCGCTCCGCAGGAGTTCCGCTCGCCGTCGTCTATCCGCGGAGCATCGAGGACGTGCAAGCGGTGTGCCGGATCGCGTCGTCGTCCGGGACCCCCATCGTGCCCCGTGGCGCTGGGACCGGTCTGGCGGGTGGGGCGATCGCGGGACCGGGCGAGATCGCGCTTTCGATGCGGGACATGGACCAAGTCCTTGAGATCTCGGAGGAGAACTGGCTTGCTGTCGTCCAGCCGGGAATCCTCAACGGGGACCTCAACCGCATGCTCGCGGCGCACGGGCTGTGGTGGGCGCCAGACCCGGCGAGCAAGGACATCTCGACGGTCGGCGGCAACATCGCGATGAACGCTGGCGGACTGCTGTGCGCCAAGTACGGCGTAACGCGTGAGGCGGTGCTCGCGCTGAAGGTCGTGCTGGCCGACGGACGCCTCATCTCGCTCGGCCACCGGACCGTCAAGGGAGTCACCGGCTATGACCTGTGCGCCCTCCTGATCGGTTCCGAAGGCACTCTCGGCATCATCGTCGAATGCACCCTCAAGCTTCGGCCTCTCGTGCAAGGCGAGATTGTGACGATCGGAGCGTTTTTCGATTCGGTGGAATCGGCCGCGGGAGCGGCGTCCGACGTGACGAAGAACGGCCACGTCCCAGCGATCATGGAGCTCATGGACCGCCGCACCCTCGAGTGCGTGGGCCAGTTCACCGGGGAGGACTTGGTGGGTCGGGGCGACGCGTACCTCCTGATCCAGTGCGACGGCGACGGCGCGATGACGACGGCGCAACGCATCACCGACCTGATCCACGCGGCAGGCGGCCGAGCCCAGACCACAGCCGACCCCACCGAATCCCAGCGCCTCGTCGATCTGCGACGCCAAGCCTTTCCCGCGATGGAGACGCTGGGCCACGTGCTCGTCGAAGACATCGCCGTTCCGCGGGACCGCCTCAGCGAAGCATTCGCCAAGGTCCGCGAACTCGAGGAGCGGTACGGACTCGTCATACCGACGGCGTGCCACGCCGGAGACGGCAACCTGCACCCGACCTTTGTCTTCGAGGGAGAGACAGTTCCCGAGGAGGTGTGGACGGCGGCGGGAGAGCTGTTCGCTCACGCGCTCGAACTCGGCGGGACCCTCACGGGGGAACACGGCATCGGCGTCCTCAAACGAGCTTGGCTCGCGGACGAACTCGGCCCCGCGCAGTACGAGCTTCAACGGCAGATCAAGGCGGTCTTCGACCCCGCGAACATCCTCAATCCGGGCAAAGTGTTCGGCTGAGGCTTGCTTCTGACCCGAACGTACTCATCATGGCCTCATGGGAACCGTGACGGACTACCTTGCGACCTTGTCTGGGCCGAACCGAGAGACGCTCGAGAGAGTGGTGGCGATAGCCCGTGAGGTCGTGCCTGACGCGACCGAGGGCACGAGCTACTCGATGCCCGCGCTCATGGTCCACGGCAAGGCATTCCTCAGCGCCCTCGAGACCAAGAAGCATCTGGCGATCTATCCGTTCAGCGGTCAGATTTTCCCACGGATCGCGGACAGGCTCGAGGGCTTCGACTGGGCGCCGGGGACGCTACGGTTCTCGGCCGCCCACCCCGTTCCGGACGATGTGCTCCGCGAGATCGTCTCGCTCCGAGTCGCGGATATCGAAGCCAAGCTGACGCAGAAATGATGCTTCCCCGACCCCTGTTTGCAGCCTGGCTGGACTACTCTCCGGTTAGCCGCTAGTTCATCTTCCCGTGATCTAATTCTGGGGGTGCCCACCCCTAGCACACGGCGCAGAGAGCAGGAATGATGGCGGACGCGAGCGTTCCCGAAGGCCAGTACTGGTTCGTCGGGTCGTACTACTCGGACCGGGACCCGCAGGACCAGACCGACCGGTTCCTGGCCGAGGGAATCTGGGAGAACGGCTTCGAAGACCGCTATCTCGAGACCGTCAAGTCCATGAAGGCCGGCGATCAGATCGCCATCAAGTCCACCTATGTCCGCAAGGACGGGCTGCCCTTCGACCCCCGTGGCCATGCTGTGCCGGTACTGAGCATCAAGGCGATCGGCGTCGTCACGTCCAACCCCGGCGACGGCAGGCGCGTCGAGGTTGACTGGACACGCCTCCAGAAGCCGCGCGAGTGGTACTTCTACACCGGCCGCCACACCATCTGGAAGGTCACTCCGAGCCACTGGATGCGCGAGGCCCTCATCCGCTTCGCGTTCTGGAAGGAACCCCAGGACGTCGAGAGGTTCCGCAACGACCCGGCGTGGGCCAAGCGATTTGCCGACGCCGATCCGAAGCCCGAGCAGCGCTTCGCCTGGACAGCGTTCTATGAGGAGATGGCGACGGCGCTGCTCGCCTACCGCGGCCGCCGCCCCGAACTCCTCGCGCATCTCACGGACATGCAGGAGCGGCACGAAGAACTCGGCTTCCTCGTGGACCGAGACCGCCGTGACAACCCCATGCCCCTCCGCGACATCTGCCCGTTCACCGTCATGGGCACTTTCAACAGAGGCGCGACGCCGGAGAAGCGCACCGAGATCGCGGCGGGTTGGGCCGAACTCCTCGGCGTGCAGACACCTGCGCCCACGAGCTTCGACGGGATCCCGCTGCTCAACAACCAGAACTCGTGGTTCTTCCCCACCGCCGCCACGCGGCACAAGGACGACATCGACACGCTCTGGGACGTCTTCGAGGGCGCCCTCGCCGCGGCGGACTCGAGCGAGGACCATGAACGTCTCCGCTTCGCCGACGCCTACAGCCGCGCTCGGGACATCTATCGCGTGGGCACGAAACTCACGATGGGCCTCTTCTGGATCCGCCCGTGGAACTTCGTGCCGCTTGACGGGCGCTCGCGCCAGTACCTCAAGACCGAGCTCATGCTCGATCAGGACTTCTTCGCGGCAGACGGCATCGCGTACGTCCAGCTTCTCGACACGCTCGCGTCCAAGTTCGAGGATCCGCAGTTCGCAGTCCACTCGTTCCCCGAGCTCTCGTGGACGGCGTACCTCGAACGCGACGGCCGCGGGGCCCATGCCGAGACGGCCGAGGCACCCGAGGTCGAGGACGACGACGATCCGACGCCAGTCTCGCCGCAGGCGAGCTACACCGTGCACGACATCGTGACGGATGGCTGCTTCATCCCGGAACCAGCCCTCAACGGGTACCTCGCGCGCTGGCGGTCCAAGAAGAACCTCATCCTCCAGGGCCCCCCGGGCACCGGCAAGACCTGGCTTGCCCGGCGGCTCGCCTACGCACTGATCGGCACGAAGGACAACAAGTCTGCCCTCCGCGCGACCCAGTTCCACCCCAACTCAAGCTACGAGGACTTCGTGCGCGGCTGGCGGCCGGGCTCGGACGGCAAGCTGACCCTTGTGGACGGCCCGTTCCTCGAGATGGTCGAACGCGCGAACGCGAACCCGGATGTGCCTCATGTCATGCTCATCGAGGAAATCAACCGCGGGAACCCGGTGCAGGTCTTCGGCGAACTCCTGA
Encoded proteins:
- a CDS encoding McrB family protein; this translates as MMADASVPEGQYWFVGSYYSDRDPQDQTDRFLAEGIWENGFEDRYLETVKSMKAGDQIAIKSTYVRKDGLPFDPRGHAVPVLSIKAIGVVTSNPGDGRRVEVDWTRLQKPREWYFYTGRHTIWKVTPSHWMREALIRFAFWKEPQDVERFRNDPAWAKRFADADPKPEQRFAWTAFYEEMATALLAYRGRRPELLAHLTDMQERHEELGFLVDRDRRDNPMPLRDICPFTVMGTFNRGATPEKRTEIAAGWAELLGVQTPAPTSFDGIPLLNNQNSWFFPTAATRHKDDIDTLWDVFEGALAAADSSEDHERLRFADAYSRARDIYRVGTKLTMGLFWIRPWNFVPLDGRSRQYLKTELMLDQDFFAADGIAYVQLLDTLASKFEDPQFAVHSFPELSWTAYLERDGRGAHAETAEAPEVEDDDDPTPVSPQASYTVHDIVTDGCFIPEPALNGYLARWRSKKNLILQGPPGTGKTWLARRLAYALIGTKDNKSALRATQFHPNSSYEDFVRGWRPGSDGKLTLVDGPFLEMVERANANPDVPHVMLIEEINRGNPVQVFGELLTLIEAGKRSPRESLQLAYPRSGSESVHVPSNLYIIGTMNLADRSLAIMDLAFRRRFAFVSLEPNVNDAWQEWMSNRHNVAAEHLELVRSRFQALNERIADDPALGGEFRLGHSFVTPPAEERVASFPDWFRGVVDTEIVPTLEEYWFDDPAKAAAATEALTEGLV
- a CDS encoding dihydrofolate reductase family protein; protein product: MAKLIYSAITSVDGYIADRDAEFGWAVPDEELHAFVNDLLRPVGTYLYGRRMFEVMKVWEDPKFAAEGSPAVADFSQLWRAADKIVFSGTLSEADTARTRIEPRFDPASIRQLKEAAATDLVIGGGTLAAPAFAAGLIDEVHLFPAPVSVGGGTAAMPGFRVDLELVDARRFSSGFAHLHYRVRA
- a CDS encoding iron chaperone: MGTVTDYLATLSGPNRETLERVVAIAREVVPDATEGTSYSMPALMVHGKAFLSALETKKHLAIYPFSGQIFPRIADRLEGFDWAPGTLRFSAAHPVPDDVLREIVSLRVADIEAKLTQK
- a CDS encoding ABC transporter permease; the protein is MSTVWVLYRQRLRRDRWQLLSWLLSIGVLAWFAVEAITKTFGDEASRAQVLKLATATPAILVLRGLARGPALDAFTFFEIYTFLALLAGFMNTFMAVRHTRAEEESGRAELVSATAAGRWAPLAATVLHGVVANLVLAAAVALGFMGGGLAPGGSVVAGLATGAVGLAFLGVGLLAAEFFSTSRAANGISATLVMVAYLLRGFGDATGPVSPDGMTITAAWPSWISPIGWGQQTFAYTGDRLWPLLLPVGLAAACTAVVVLIMSRRDVGASVLVGRRGRGEARPWLRGPFALAWRLQQGSVIGWCAGGFATGLITGSLGSAIQLTLNSNSSVTAALREMIQAQGTSMTQLLVAALFEIAGVLAAACGVQAILRMRQEEAAGTAEFVLSEPIGRVRWLGSFMGLGAVSVVLVMAFTALGAWLSLVASGDTSTAVGDVWATAFAQLPAALIYLALPAVVFVVWPRATIPLGWALLGLGVVLGVYGGMIGLDQKIVDLSPFTHTPVVTDTGTDWSGGFWMLGIAAVIALIALVSVPRREVGTA
- a CDS encoding FAD-binding oxidoreductase, translated to MTTDVTNPLQVIEELRAALPGRVETDAKLLLACTSDRSGHRSAGVPLAVVYPRSIEDVQAVCRIASSSGTPIVPRGAGTGLAGGAIAGPGEIALSMRDMDQVLEISEENWLAVVQPGILNGDLNRMLAAHGLWWAPDPASKDISTVGGNIAMNAGGLLCAKYGVTREAVLALKVVLADGRLISLGHRTVKGVTGYDLCALLIGSEGTLGIIVECTLKLRPLVQGEIVTIGAFFDSVESAAGAASDVTKNGHVPAIMELMDRRTLECVGQFTGEDLVGRGDAYLLIQCDGDGAMTTAQRITDLIHAAGGRAQTTADPTESQRLVDLRRQAFPAMETLGHVLVEDIAVPRDRLSEAFAKVRELEERYGLVIPTACHAGDGNLHPTFVFEGETVPEEVWTAAGELFAHALELGGTLTGEHGIGVLKRAWLADELGPAQYELQRQIKAVFDPANILNPGKVFG
- a CDS encoding GbsR/MarR family transcriptional regulator, whose protein sequence is MSEPVRMPDSAETSAAVLAAAGFPKMPARALMALVVSPDGALTAAELGEILAASPAAVSGAVRYLQTVGFVHRVSQPGSRRDRYALPENAWYIASLRQNPVYERLADLAETTASALPEDSAERARVDEMGRFYRFLMARLPELLDEWETARLKV
- a CDS encoding SDR family oxidoreductase; amino-acid sequence: MARIAVIGGHGKVALRLEPLLAGRGDFVSAVIRNRDQTTEVTTAGAHPVVADVEQLDTEQLAELLHGHDAVVWSAGAGGGSPAHTYAVDRDAAIRSMDAAANAGVQRYVMVSYLGARKEHGISPDHAFFPYAEAKAAADEYLRGTSLEWTIVAPSTLTLNPGSGRIQLADHTGPGNVSRDDVAAVVAAVLEMPNTVGKFIGFNQGETLITDALASL